In a single window of the Streptacidiphilus sp. P02-A3a genome:
- a CDS encoding glutamate racemase: MKIALLDSGIGLLAAAAALRELRPDADLVLTCDPDGMPWGPRTAADVTAHALDCARAAAAYRPDALVVACNTASVHALEAIRAELEPGIPVIGTVPAIKPAAATGGPVAVWATPATTGSAYQRGLIRDFADGTDVVEVPCWGMAEAVEHADQRAIDESIAAAAAQTPPGTRALVLGCTHYELVADRIRAALGRPPGLELYGSARAVAGQALRRVTPAAAAGQGDGTLVVLRSGRVGELLPASLGYREGRLLDTAALAPRP; the protein is encoded by the coding sequence GTGAAGATCGCACTGCTGGACTCGGGCATCGGACTGCTCGCCGCCGCCGCCGCGCTGCGCGAGCTGCGCCCGGACGCCGACCTGGTGCTCACCTGCGACCCGGACGGCATGCCCTGGGGCCCGCGCACCGCCGCCGACGTCACCGCGCACGCCCTCGACTGCGCCCGCGCCGCCGCCGCGTACCGGCCGGACGCCCTGGTGGTCGCCTGCAACACCGCCTCGGTACACGCGCTGGAGGCGATCCGGGCGGAGCTGGAGCCCGGGATCCCGGTGATCGGCACCGTCCCCGCGATCAAGCCCGCCGCCGCGACCGGCGGCCCGGTCGCGGTCTGGGCCACCCCGGCCACCACCGGCAGCGCCTACCAGCGCGGCCTGATCCGCGACTTCGCCGACGGCACGGACGTGGTGGAGGTCCCCTGCTGGGGGATGGCCGAGGCGGTCGAGCACGCCGACCAGCGGGCCATCGACGAGAGCATCGCCGCCGCCGCCGCGCAGACCCCGCCCGGGACCCGGGCGCTGGTCCTCGGCTGCACCCACTACGAACTGGTCGCCGACCGGATCCGGGCCGCGCTCGGCCGCCCGCCGGGCCTGGAGCTGTACGGCTCGGCGCGGGCCGTCGCCGGCCAGGCGCTGCGCCGGGTAACGCCCGCCGCCGCGGCCGGGCAGGGCGACGGGACGCTGGTGGTGCTGCGCAGCGGCCGGGTCGGCGAACTCCTCCCGGCCTCGCTCGGCTACCGCGAAGGACGACTGCTGGACACCGCGGCGCTGGCCCCGAGGCCGTAA
- a CDS encoding alpha-hydroxy-acid oxidizing protein translates to MRQQFGDYQNEIYLSGLFGVMPKYPMSFAGWEAAAEAALPPSVWSYVAGGAGDEHTQRANVRAFERWALVPRILVGAADRDLSVDLFGLRLPSPLFMSPVGVLGLCAQDGHGDLATARAAALTGVPMVASTLTVDPMEEVAKEFGDTPGLFQLYTPTDRELAASLVHRAEAAGFKGIVVTLDTWVTGWRPRDLSTSNFPQLRGNCLANYTSDPVFRAALGKAPEEDQGAVVALFSRIFGNPLTWDDLPWLRSLTSLPLLLKGICHPEDARRAKDAGVDGIYVSNHGGRQANGGLAALDALPGVVEAADGLPVLFDSGVRGGADIVKALALGATAVGVGRPYAYGLALGGTDGVVHVLRSLLAEADLTMAVDGYRALADLPAALRPVPGH, encoded by the coding sequence ATGCGGCAGCAGTTCGGCGACTACCAGAACGAGATCTACCTCAGTGGTCTGTTCGGGGTGATGCCCAAGTACCCGATGTCCTTCGCTGGTTGGGAGGCGGCGGCCGAGGCGGCGCTGCCGCCCTCGGTGTGGTCCTACGTCGCCGGGGGCGCCGGGGACGAGCACACCCAGCGCGCCAACGTGCGGGCCTTCGAGCGCTGGGCGCTGGTGCCGCGGATACTGGTCGGCGCGGCGGACCGGGACCTCTCGGTCGACCTGTTCGGCCTGCGGCTGCCGTCCCCGCTGTTCATGTCCCCGGTCGGGGTGCTCGGCCTGTGCGCCCAGGACGGCCACGGCGACCTGGCCACCGCCCGGGCCGCCGCGCTGACCGGCGTGCCGATGGTGGCCTCCACCCTCACGGTCGACCCGATGGAGGAGGTCGCCAAGGAGTTCGGCGACACCCCCGGCCTCTTCCAGCTGTACACCCCGACCGACCGCGAGCTGGCCGCCAGCCTGGTCCACCGGGCCGAGGCGGCGGGCTTCAAGGGGATCGTGGTCACCCTGGACACCTGGGTCACCGGCTGGCGCCCGCGCGACCTGTCCACCAGCAACTTCCCGCAGCTGCGCGGCAACTGCCTGGCCAACTACACCTCCGACCCGGTGTTCCGGGCCGCGCTCGGCAAGGCCCCGGAGGAGGATCAGGGCGCGGTGGTCGCTCTCTTCAGCCGGATCTTCGGCAACCCGCTGACCTGGGACGACCTGCCCTGGCTGCGTTCGCTGACCAGCCTGCCGCTGCTGCTCAAGGGCATCTGCCACCCGGAGGACGCGCGCCGCGCGAAGGACGCCGGGGTCGACGGGATCTACGTCTCCAACCACGGCGGACGCCAGGCGAACGGCGGGTTGGCGGCGCTGGACGCGCTGCCCGGCGTGGTCGAGGCCGCCGACGGGCTGCCGGTGCTCTTCGACTCCGGGGTGCGCGGCGGCGCCGACATCGTCAAGGCCCTGGCGCTGGGCGCGACCGCGGTCGGCGTCGGCCGCCCGTACGCCTACGGGCTGGCCCTCGGCGGCACCGACGGCGTGGTGCACGTGCTGCGGTCGCTGCTGGCCGAGGCCGACCTGACCATGGCCGTCGACGGCTACCGGGCCCTGGCCGACCTGCCCGCCGCGCTGCGGCCGGTTCCCGGCCACTAG